The following proteins are co-located in the Komagataeibacter sp. FNDCF1 genome:
- the panC gene encoding pantoate--beta-alanine ligase has product METISTVAELRARVREWKQAGASVGVVPTMGALHAGHLSLVQAARARMDRVITTVFVNPIQFDNADDLATYPRTLAEDGRLLARSGVDVLYAPTAAEMYPPGFATRITVAGVSTGLCGGSRPGHFDGVATVVCKLFMQTLADCAFFGEKDFQQVQVIRRMVADLDLPVGIVSCPTLREADGLALSSRNRRLTPAQRQTAVALPRVLAACARDIAAGTGVAAALSDAADRLAAAGFDSVDYVELRAETDLRPLATLLPGTPARLLAAAWLGGVRLIDGMPVPPRD; this is encoded by the coding sequence ATGGAAACCATCAGCACCGTGGCCGAGCTGCGCGCGCGCGTGCGGGAATGGAAGCAGGCGGGCGCAAGCGTGGGCGTGGTGCCCACCATGGGCGCGCTGCATGCGGGGCACCTGTCGCTGGTGCAGGCGGCACGCGCGCGGATGGACCGTGTCATCACCACGGTTTTCGTCAACCCCATCCAGTTCGACAATGCCGATGACCTGGCGACCTATCCCCGCACGCTGGCGGAAGACGGCCGCCTGCTGGCCCGGTCAGGGGTGGATGTGCTGTACGCCCCCACGGCGGCGGAAATGTATCCGCCCGGCTTCGCCACGCGCATTACCGTGGCGGGTGTATCCACCGGGCTGTGTGGCGGCAGCAGGCCAGGGCATTTTGATGGCGTGGCCACGGTGGTGTGCAAGCTGTTCATGCAGACGCTGGCCGACTGCGCCTTCTTTGGGGAGAAGGATTTCCAGCAGGTTCAGGTGATCCGCCGCATGGTGGCTGATCTGGACCTGCCCGTCGGGATCGTGTCCTGCCCCACCCTGCGTGAGGCGGACGGGCTTGCGCTGTCATCGCGCAACCGGCGGCTGACGCCTGCCCAGCGGCAGACCGCCGTGGCGCTGCCCCGCGTGCTGGCGGCCTGCGCGCGGGATATCGCGGCCGGGACCGGGGTGGCGGCGGCCCTGTCGGACGCGGCGGACCGGCTGGCTGCCGCGGGCTTCGATTCGGTGGACTATGTCGAATTGCGGGCGGAGACGGACCTGCGGCCACTGGCAACGTTGCTTCCCGGCACGCCGGCGCGCCTGCTGGCGGCGGCATGGCTGGGGGGCGTACGGCTGATTGACGGCATGCCGGTTCCGCCCCGGGACTGA
- a CDS encoding tetratricopeptide repeat protein yields the protein MDYIIGQTPRHDGARPAGAAATAAPGGRPDPVMDGTQATFMRDVVEASRDMPVLVDFWAPWCNPCKQLTPVLEKVVRAAGGRIRLVKVDVDANRALTQQLTQIGLPLQSIPLVAAFWQGQILDLFQGAKPESEVRRFIENVLKSAGGGALPAADLIDAARKEMAEGRAEAAAGLFSQVLEIEPENPAAWGGLARALIEMGDEEGAETALNDAPPAIANHAEITGAKAALELKREGRKAAEEAEEIRARIAANPQDYAARFELSAALNAAGRRAEAADELLAIMKADRQWNDDAARKQLIRLFEAWGQTDPDTLAARRRMSSLLFS from the coding sequence ATGGACTACATTATCGGCCAGACACCCCGGCATGACGGTGCCCGTCCGGCAGGCGCTGCAGCAACTGCGGCCCCGGGCGGCAGGCCCGACCCGGTCATGGATGGTACGCAGGCCACCTTCATGCGCGACGTGGTGGAAGCCAGCCGCGACATGCCGGTGCTGGTCGATTTCTGGGCGCCATGGTGCAATCCGTGCAAGCAGCTGACCCCCGTGCTGGAAAAGGTGGTGCGCGCGGCTGGTGGCAGGATACGGCTGGTCAAGGTAGATGTGGACGCCAACCGCGCCCTGACCCAGCAGCTGACCCAGATCGGGCTGCCGCTGCAGTCCATCCCGCTGGTCGCCGCCTTCTGGCAGGGGCAGATCCTTGACCTGTTCCAGGGCGCCAAACCCGAAAGCGAAGTCCGCCGTTTTATTGAAAACGTGCTGAAATCCGCCGGTGGGGGCGCCCTGCCCGCCGCTGACCTGATCGACGCCGCCCGCAAGGAAATGGCCGAAGGCCGCGCCGAGGCGGCAGCGGGCCTGTTCTCGCAGGTACTGGAAATCGAGCCCGAGAACCCCGCCGCATGGGGCGGGCTTGCCCGTGCCCTGATCGAGATGGGGGATGAGGAAGGCGCTGAAACCGCATTGAACGACGCCCCCCCCGCCATTGCGAACCATGCCGAGATCACGGGGGCGAAGGCGGCACTCGAACTCAAGCGCGAAGGCCGCAAGGCGGCGGAGGAAGCAGAGGAAATCCGCGCACGCATCGCTGCCAATCCACAGGATTACGCCGCGCGCTTCGAACTGTCCGCGGCCCTGAACGCGGCAGGCAGGCGGGCGGAAGCCGCTGACGAACTGCTGGCCATCATGAAGGCGGACCGGCAGTGGAATGATGACGCCGCGCGCAAGCAACTGATCCGCCTGTTCGAGGCATGGGGCCAGACCGACCCCGATACGCTGGCTGCGCGGCGGCGCATGTCCTCGCTGCTGTTTTCGTGA
- the cysG gene encoding siroheme synthase CysG has protein sequence MTDISEPAWFPIALRLDGVRVLVVGGGMIAANKVRLLLAHRARVAVIAARLDEEMRAWQEDGAISHIATSADEATLRAAMPGCRLVYAATDDRALNRVVAGLAGGMNIPACAVDDPQPSSFITPAQVHRGLVRIAISTGGAAPVLARRLREQVESSIPEGTGALAVFMQRQREHVGAACPDISRRRQVWETFLDGTGAQAARTGDTTRARAILDDIIARTATRGEVWLVGAGPGDPDLLTLRALHMMQNADCVLYDQLLSPELLDRVRRDAELVFVGKRRNRHTMPQEDINAELVRRAQAGQRVLRLKGGDPFVFGRGGEEIEALVDAAIPFQVVPGITAANGCAAYAGIPLTHRDCAQACLFVTGHARADGTLHLPWDSMARPGQTVVIYMGVSALPALCARLMEHGLPSDWPAAIVERGTRADQRVMTGTLGTLATQAKAAEIGSPALIFVGEVVRHRVISPA, from the coding sequence ATGACCGATATTTCCGAACCCGCATGGTTCCCCATCGCGCTGCGCCTGGACGGTGTCCGGGTACTGGTGGTGGGGGGCGGCATGATCGCCGCGAACAAGGTGCGCCTGCTGCTGGCCCATCGCGCGCGGGTCGCGGTCATCGCCGCACGGCTGGATGAAGAAATGCGCGCGTGGCAGGAAGACGGCGCGATCAGCCACATCGCCACCAGCGCGGATGAAGCGACACTGCGCGCCGCCATGCCCGGCTGCAGGCTGGTCTATGCCGCAACCGATGACCGTGCGCTCAACCGCGTCGTGGCGGGGCTGGCGGGGGGGATGAACATTCCCGCCTGCGCGGTGGATGACCCGCAGCCTTCCAGCTTCATCACGCCCGCACAGGTCCATCGTGGCCTGGTACGCATCGCCATATCCACCGGCGGGGCGGCGCCCGTGCTGGCGCGCCGCCTGCGCGAACAGGTGGAAAGTTCCATCCCCGAGGGCACCGGCGCCCTGGCCGTGTTCATGCAGCGCCAGCGCGAGCACGTGGGCGCCGCCTGCCCCGACATATCCCGGCGCAGGCAGGTATGGGAAACCTTTCTCGACGGTACGGGCGCCCAGGCCGCCCGCACGGGGGACACCACGCGCGCGCGCGCCATACTGGATGACATCATCGCCCGCACCGCCACGCGCGGCGAGGTCTGGCTGGTCGGCGCGGGACCGGGCGACCCGGACCTGCTGACCCTGCGCGCGCTGCACATGATGCAGAATGCGGACTGCGTGCTGTATGACCAGCTGCTCTCCCCCGAACTGCTGGACCGGGTGCGGCGCGATGCGGAACTGGTGTTCGTGGGCAAGCGACGCAACAGGCACACCATGCCGCAGGAAGACATCAATGCCGAACTGGTGCGCCGCGCGCAGGCGGGCCAGCGCGTGCTGCGGCTCAAGGGTGGCGACCCGTTCGTGTTTGGCCGTGGGGGGGAGGAAATCGAAGCGCTGGTGGACGCGGCCATCCCGTTCCAGGTCGTGCCGGGCATCACGGCGGCCAATGGCTGCGCCGCCTATGCGGGGATTCCCCTAACCCACCGCGACTGCGCGCAGGCGTGCCTGTTCGTGACCGGCCATGCACGCGCCGATGGCACGCTGCACCTGCCATGGGACAGCATGGCGCGGCCGGGGCAGACGGTGGTGATCTACATGGGCGTGTCCGCGCTACCCGCCCTGTGCGCACGGCTTATGGAACACGGCCTGCCGTCCGACTGGCCCGCCGCCATCGTGGAACGCGGCACGCGCGCCGACCAGCGCGTGATGACCGGCACGCTGGGCACGCTTGCCACACAGGCGAAAGCCGCGGAAATCGGGAGCCCGGCGCTGATCTTCGTGGGTGAAGTGGTGCGCCACCGGGTGATCTCCCCCGCCTGA
- a CDS encoding LON peptidase substrate-binding domain-containing protein: MTRHDGRGRVIIHDDIPRHIPQIGEMTLADFPAELGLFPLDEALLLPRGRLPLNVFEPRYVALVEDALATSRLIGMIQPRPLEGMDDTMPADADEPGMDDGYSTTPPLYGIGCIGRITAMTERADGTYAITLTGIARFRLLRETQLRRGYRVARVDVSSFVSDLTDGEDDIPFDREGLLNALHDFCEAQGVSTQWDALRQMDDAALLVTLPMICPFGTAPRQMMLEAPTPAARARILRNLLDGAGHGPGEGASPS, encoded by the coding sequence GTGACGCGGCACGACGGAAGGGGGCGCGTCATCATCCATGATGACATCCCCCGCCACATTCCGCAGATAGGGGAAATGACCCTGGCGGACTTCCCGGCGGAACTCGGCCTGTTCCCGCTTGATGAAGCCCTGCTGCTGCCACGGGGGCGGCTGCCGCTCAACGTGTTCGAACCGCGCTATGTCGCGCTGGTGGAGGATGCGCTGGCGACCAGCCGCCTGATCGGCATGATCCAGCCCCGCCCGCTGGAGGGCATGGACGACACCATGCCCGCCGATGCCGACGAACCCGGCATGGATGATGGTTACAGCACCACGCCCCCCCTGTACGGCATAGGCTGCATCGGCCGTATCACCGCCATGACCGAACGGGCGGATGGCACCTATGCCATTACCCTGACCGGCATCGCGCGCTTCCGCCTGCTGCGCGAGACGCAGCTGCGCCGGGGTTACCGCGTGGCACGGGTCGACGTCTCCTCCTTCGTGTCCGACCTGACGGATGGAGAGGACGACATTCCCTTCGACCGTGAGGGCCTGCTCAACGCGCTGCATGATTTCTGCGAGGCACAGGGCGTGAGCACCCAGTGGGACGCACTGCGCCAGATGGATGACGCGGCACTGCTTGTCACCCTGCCCATGATCTGCCCCTTTGGCACCGCCCCGCGCCAGATGATGCTGGAGGCGCCAACCCCCGCCGCGCGCGCACGGATCCTGCGCAACCTGCTGGACGGGGCTGGACATGGACCCGGGGAGGGTGCATCCCCGTCCTGA
- a CDS encoding Trm112 family protein, producing the protein MTEKPTTPPLDPRLLSILVCPVTKGPLIYDREAGELISKRAGLAFPVRDGIPIMLPDEARRIEA; encoded by the coding sequence ATGACCGAAAAGCCGACCACCCCGCCACTCGACCCCCGGCTGCTGTCCATTCTTGTCTGCCCCGTGACAAAGGGGCCGCTGATCTATGACCGTGAGGCAGGCGAGCTGATCAGCAAACGCGCGGGCCTCGCCTTTCCGGTGCGCGACGGCATTCCCATCATGCTGCCGGACGAGGCCCGCCGTATCGAGGCGTAA